The DNA segment CCTTTATTCCCTCACTTATGAAATTCTATAGCCATAgttgaaaatattataaaactggaaTGTATAAAAGAAGTACACAAAAATAAACAATACGAATTTGACATAAGTCTTTTAATGTTTATCTGTTGGGAGAAAGCAAATCCAACTGAAGGTCTCTGAAgcccaatttttttcgaaataatctcTAGTATTTTGGTTACAGAATAGGTTATACTAAGTTTGAACATACATGATTGTTGCGAGTATATATACATATAGGGAAGTAACATTAGTACGTTAAAATATAAGCGACATATTCCTGAGACAATTTTTAAGAAAAGAAGTCTATATGAACTTCTGTCCGGAATTTTTAGTTGAGGGATTCTTTTCAAGAAGGAATGCAGAGggggaaaatgaaaatatcaatgcTTAAAAATAACCTCATATATTTACAGTATAGTTCATTACTGAAAATTGTTACTTGCTATTTGAATGGACAGATTTTCCACGACTATTTAAGTATCGTTTATGCTTGTAACATGTCCCCACCTGTTACCAGTTTTCCAATGAATTATTCATATTCACATGAGTGACATTAATATCTCGTTGATGTTCAAATGAATAGagtaaaaatgttttttgagGACATTTTTTGTACTTGCAGCATACTCacacagatgacacttgtgttGCCTAATccctaattttcaaatgaacatatTTCACGTGATACTCAAGTCTATTCTTAACACTCGAaccatattcacataagtgacatttgtATTTCTTAATATTCATATGAACAGAGTTGACATGTCGCTGGATAATACTTTTATCAtttgtgttccttaattttcaaatgaacagtgtCAAAATGCCTTCGAAGAGTATGTTTTTTActcgcagcatattcacataagttgcatttgtgttccttaattttAAAATGAACTGATTTTATATGTCTTTCAAGGTCACGCTTAGCACTcccagcatattcacataagttgcatttgtgttccttaattttcaaatgaactgattttatatgttttccaagaacatttttttcacttgaagcatattcacataagtgacaccaGTGcgtcttaattttcaaatgaacagatttcacgTGACTATCAAGTGTCTGTTTTGCACTCGTAGcaaattcacataagtgacatttgtGTTTTTTAATATCCAAATGAACAGAGTCAAAATGCCTTCGAAGAGTATCTTTTTCActcgcagcatattcacataagttgcATTTGTGtttcttaattttcaaatgaactgatttTATATGTCTTTCAAGGGCCTCTTTAACACTcccagcatattcacataagtgacacctGTGcgtcttaattttcaaatgaacagtgtCAAAATGCCTTCGAAGAGTATCTTTTTTActcgcagcatattcacataagttgcatttgtgttccttaattttcaaatgaactgattttatatgtttttcaagaacatttttttcacttgaagcatattcacataagttgcATTTGTGatctttaattttcaaatgaactgatttcacatgcatttcgagatattttttttcacttgaagcatattcacataagtgacacctGTGcgtcttaattttcaaatgaacagtgtCAAAATGCCTTTGAAGAGTCTGTTTTTTActcgcagcatattcacataagttgcatttgtgttccttaattttcaaatgaactgattttatatgtttttcaagaacatttttttcacttgaagcatattcacataagttgcATTTGtgatccttaattttcaaatgaactgatattatatgtttttcaagaacatttttttcacttgaagcatattcacataagtgacacttgtgttccttagttttcaaatgaacagatttcatGTGAAGATTAAGGGTTGTTTCCAAATGTGCAGCACATCCAGAAATGTAACATTCTTGTTTCTTCCCTCTATCCAGATGAACATGCTCGACATGCATTAGAAAGTCCCTTTTTCTGCTAGTAACATACTCACATAAATGACACTTAATATTCGAATGAACAGATTTGATATGTAACGCAAGGTCTTTTTCATCATTGGTCTCAAAATCACACATATGACACTCTTGATTGTTGATAGTCACAGGAAGAGCTTCATCATTCTCTATATCAAATATTTGAGGCGTTTCTTTGGTAAAAAAGGCAGGTGATTGATTTGCATCACCTTCTCTAATTAGGGAGTTTgggttaattttttcattttcaattatatATTCTTCTCTATCGTGAACACCTTCTTCGTCTATAAATTGTTCACAAGTGTCCAAAACTCCTAAGTTAAACATATCAGATTTTATGCCTGTTGCTAATACTGGAGGCATTTCTTCGTTAAAAGAGGCAGGTGATTGATTTGAATTGTCTTCAATAAGTAGGGAATTTGAgttcattttttcattctcaattataTATTCTTCTCTGTCATGAACTCCTTCATTGTCTATAAATTGTTCGACAAATTCTAAGATTTCTGATTTGACATGACATTTCTCGTCATATTTACTACAGTATGTATGATCGGTATGTTCATATTGTATGGGTTcatcaagatatttttcttcCCTTGCACCAACCAAGTGACATTTAGGAAATTCACACTGGTCCAAGTGAACCGGTTCAGATTTGATGGTCGTGGGATCAAATACTTGAgagatttttttgttgaaaaaggcAGTTGACTGATTTGCATCAACTTCTACATTTGAGAAATTCGTGCAACTTCCTTCGTTCTTTATTACAAATTCTTCTCTATCGTAAACTCCTTCTTCATCTATGAAGTGTTCGCATATGTCTATGATCTCTGGTTTTTCTTCTAACTTCACTCTGAAATAAATTAGACTTTCTGAGTCAATTGAATAAAAGGGCATAGCTGGGCACCGTTAATCAGACAATCAACTTCGTTAATCGCTCGTCCGTTACTAAAAAAGTTGACTTCGTTAAACGTTAAAGCGTTACTTTTGGAATAATTTAGCCCAAGTTAACGTTAATCGTTAACACCATATCAGAAATGCTCCTCAATTGGGTTATCACTGcttatgcaagtttaaactgaataattatgagtttcattcatgattttttcaaattcaccgcggaaactattcaaaatcatccttcaaatatggggttttaaaatttaaatcgctctgtgcggagtttacgatttggcaacagcgcatacaagaaaatgaaaagaacaatgcccgatcagcttgtttataaaataacagctgtttatttacaggcgcgtacttactggcgagccccAACAGCAACcgaccataaaaatcccataaagtttcacgaccttcctcgttcttcgcagacttcatagacagccatctttgtctatctcatcaagataatgcatttgttgtcctttattatcaaggcatattacagtcgatgttgccagcttgtgcaattctcacaaaacgctttgaaCTTTGAATActcatttttgtttttcatttttaagtgcataaaatgatttttttgggaaatggttatttcaaccgTTTATTCCCTATTATCCAGTTTAAACTTgaatatgctgtgataacccaaattgaggagaattgcccattaatgggtcacatgaaaggaagagtaaaaaaaaatagaaattttcaaatagtgtttaattctgagtacctatttcaatcTCATATGGATCATTATGAACTATGTAACTAGTTTTTaataggaaataaaagggttcaattcgagattttttttatcaagacTCTCAAAAGAAGAAACATCTAGATTGGACATTGGCTTATGGCTTGATGGCAGTAAAGCAGTACACACAAATATCCTCCAGGAAATATGATGAAACTCCAATATTAAATTCCaaaatcaattcaaattttttcttgGTAACTATGCATAGCGCCCACTTACAGGTCCATGttcataaattttaaaattatgaaatcATCATTGTGGAGAGGTATTTACAATACAGTTTAATCAAACAAAAATTCCTGTGAATATGCATCCATATAAACGCACAAAATCcacaaaaacagcataaaatcaacccaaaaagccttaggcccgtttgcaccaataccccttaaaatGATTACCTACTTgactaagtgtcgtttaaagttaatgttaaaaattggaggaatttttaacccaactctaccACTCGGTGCACAACTCTATCAACtcaggctgtggtccgtatatacactttggtttcttctggttagtaagtgggcggtccgtaaatGACAGTTCATATCtctcaccagagtaaccgctctggtaactttcggttaccaaatgtgtatatacggaccgtacgctcagtgactacgtttatcgttacatgcatATCGTTACatttattatttgtgttctgtggttacatgcttctgtgaacgtgacctttaaatcgctgtcaatcagctgttcaaaaaaaaaccggtggaacctgttgaatctgctcaattcaattcattcttcTTAGATTGTTCattcgctcaagtgaattggaacttggtctaaATTCTTAACGTGAATTTTcagtgcactctcaactttttcagtcagctcaaatctaataatactattttatattataataatcaatcgatcaacatctcaaaaaggtacagtacttttttcactcaacaaagaatgtaatcattttttgcatgtgtcacgttagaatatcattctacataattttcctctcaacattcactccatcgctatgcattttctcacaattacatttgcaatattctgctctacatctctctatcatatttgcatgtatattttctcaattttctccaaatctctcaatcaaccacgtgctcaatgtacccaactgcttcaacctcctcaaaatgcatcgatattccattcgCTTAAAATCACATCACCTCGAAGACCACTAACATTTTAATTTCTCcaattttagcaccaagttcacatttcacaccactctattagaagcttatatacttgtattctctctcattttgtatatatgtcatctcagattaactttacacctcttacgatcagacttctcaggcctcttaagtttcaggtacctctacgctcaagtgggacacttcgaaggcttctcatagaccagatcgagatccatcttactacactcagaactctgaataatggaatacactcaatcaactctcttggacagactggtttgtgaaaacgctcgaggaggtccaacctgatttcaactcaataagtataatttagtCTAAACTTTTGCAtgactctattacctgaaacttatgataccttatttcttttctctaacgttatgaactgctcttcttgtttcatctcaattatgaatactgttcattaattctttctacgtttacaatatttcatttctctacattacatttgtaacacaactcacctcaatttatgtactctcataaaacaccctctgcttttctaatagatttgctattcctgtaagcgttggtaatcatctctctcattctgcctcattacacctgtctcactacattacatatctctaacttctcaatttgtcactgcaaccttctgtttttctgatagcgagacagtttatgaaatcgtaaactctatcactgtaaacgttgtgcttgcatgatgacattcacatcaattcataactatcaagctcaattattatgcaactcaaagtacataaacacgttttgatgtagatctatctcaattctctcaattcttatcaaacacataataattgatcttgttacacgatacatgaaattcactcaacctgctctttctctcaagcaaatacaacgttgattttctcattgaaacattactctcaaattctctcaataacttctcaataattgtaaataggttcactctgtttagatgttgtatataattttacttcatgcgagtgtctatttattatgtgacgtgtttgatatacaataaagatcttattttaccatctccaactcaatcatttggtaacagtccacttttaagtaattgccaaaaatctcaacacccagatttttgaacagttaaggacgcttaattttattcccacttgcacgactgtggcctaacagaatcttaagtaaggggcccttaagtttttatatctagtgatatttctgttttttattttggtgcaacttcatcctagtccaataaagccatttcattggttggacggttgccgatgatcgttgtcatttcattaaactAACTTTATtatcctgtcagtcagtgtcaaataaattattataatattatcaaagagtagcaactttttgtttttgaattagcattaatattgataatgataaggattgtcaaataaaaggtacctaagtttacaTAAGTACAAcattttctttgtaaggtcttgtgtgaatttgttttatttatgttgaataggaacgtgaagaaaatgtccttattgcccttgttagtacgaataggGTGAATAATtcccaagcaagtggtggtaatttacgaaggacaCTCAACTTcttaacagaagaaaagagtttgttgctaactatagtatgatttgtgacaccaaattgaaaattaaaaaagactgatggcattacaataaaggcaaaagaaaaggattggtattcagtaattaattcattcaattttcgaaatcCATCAataatgggaagttctgcagccagttcaacaaattattctaggttagaatcccgcccttaaatatctaagtggtcattacaggagcgcttaaatataaggctagctttagccattcaaatgtcacttaacagttggtgcaacgtaatttgagttaagggttcattttaagggacacttaacactaagtgcgtttggtgcaaactgGTCTTTTAGAAACCTACGTCGACAACAAACTTAGACATTTACCGATCATGCGTTGCATACGCTAATTCGTATCTTCCATACGATTAAAATCTGAGACAAATAGCGCAGGACCTTATTCCGTTACCGCATAACCACCCATATCTCTCTAatatattattaggtctatgaagGACCAGTAAATGTCAAAGTCATCTGAGTTCACTCTTAACAGAGTACCACAGTGATCCGTACTGGGACCTCTGTTGTTCCTTCTTTTTATCAATGAGCTTCCCTTTAGTCCAAGAGatgttttgttcagtttttgTACACAAAACATCATTTTAAAGATGGGTTTGATAATcttgtttgctgatgacacgTCTTTTGCAGTTAGGGCTTCTTCTTTCGAGGAGCTTCAAATATTGTGCGACTTCATATTTGATGAGATGGTGCCGTACAGAAAATCTTGTAATTAACATTGAAAAGACGGAATTTACCAGTGGATACATTTGGTAAGGAACTCATTCTTGGCCACCTGAATACTCTTACCGCATCTAAGGATTGTGTTAGATTTCTTGGAATTTTTATGGATGGTAATTAGAGATAGTTCAATCATATTAATTTGGTCTGTAGCAGATTAAATATCTCGTTCTTTGCTATAAGTGGAGTAGAACACTAGCTTTCCCACTGTCATCGTTGATCAATATCTATTACAGCTTGGTGTTTGGTCATTTATCTTACAACATCCTTCTTTGGGGAAATTTTTCAGTAGATGATAGGGTCTTCATTGTCCAAAAGTGGATTTTGCGCATGATCTATAATATAACTCCAAGGTCGTCTTTGTAGACCAGTTTAATAACAAAATAGTATTCTCAAACTGTCTtgtatttttattcttgaaaCTTTATTATATGTATATTAGGGAGGAAGAGAAAAGCATCACAAAATAATCATAATTCATAACAACCATACTCGAAGTGGAGGAGTACCGAAAAACACAGGACAGTAAAGGACATAAAATTGTTTAACCATTTACCTTGCCTTATTCGATCTCTGAATCTCAGAGAATTCAATACGACTAATTCAGTTGAGTTAACAAATCCGGCATAATGGAAACACAATATGTAAATGTAAATACTCACTCATCAATGACAATATCAGCATCTTCAATAACAATACAATGTTCACCCATATCTATTTTTGGTAGTTGTGGATCTGGATTTAAATGATGAATATTAAAATCGGTAAGCACTCTATTTAATTTAAAGTTCTTCAATACTGGTTATTTTTTACGTTGTTTATATCCGTATGATGAGAGGTTAAAAGCATAGACCTAATAGTTTATTACTAGATCTATGGTTAAGATTCTTTGAGAAAAACCATAGATGTCTCTGAGAaaaactatggagagtagagagaaggagaacgatcgccgtccccgaaaacggggaacgtaggctagagtcgctgcgatcgctacgtttatcaataaggggtggggattttagcgtcaattttaaatgaatagccgtcattttattttagattatgtgtcatcgtggtttttctgattatttttgaaatacctttcttcaaatctatattaaatatgagttctctgaattatatgcaataaaatacaagtcaaaTTATAGAGGGTACTATgttatcagctttattcattcacaaaaaatgacgaaatcaaatgaaattcaaaagaaatcacggatcaaaaaaattctaccTACGTtggtttatcattgtttattaaAAACAGGTATATCAGTTGCTTTACTGTTATCTTCAAAatttgtaatgaaccccagttttctgaggaaaattagaattcattttagtgcattcctttcgttttacatttccgtctttgaaaatattcagtacgttcattccgataggcagagtaaatgtaaaaaaccgtttatctgtgtttgaggttgtttttcttgcatgccgttgaagatttcgacgtttttctgatgttgatatgcgataaaccggagctgatgacgtttttcactcttgtcgcattctggaattttcagatttttaacgtgtggggggatttgcctttaaaagcagattttcccccgcgacggttaCTTTTGCTCGTTTACTTCAGTACTTCGACTTTTGACTTTTCGCTCTTAGATTTCAGTTTTgacgtggtgacttctgcttTTGATTCAGTTCTTTTACTTCAATTAGCTTATGCTCCGTATTTTCTGAGTTTCGCCGTTTAAGAAGAattttgtgttgcatcagtgcgtttaagaattaatttttagttttttttctttcctttgattttccgcgagtgcctgaaacaaaggaggtaggtccccgtctgtaccgttgagtttctttgttagacctacaccggttgcTTCTTTTGACACTgatgtactgtatcgctttctgttatattttatcgtactttaccctgtttcgcgagtctgacttttcccttcgctatcagtcattgcgcgtaagcccttggggtactgaagggaaagtcccgtcaacccccctgtccgcgttccgcgtcacaagcgttgaatccgaaatctcttcttttctatcagtcatggcgcgttatagcccttggggtagagaataagagataccgcccgcagtcagtgaaatcccgtagttgcgctcaaaatagaccttttcttcgctatcagtcatggtgcgttatagcccttggggtagcgaataaaagtctcgagtgaacccgccctggttgtgtttcatttcgggagaaatacaattacatccggataccgtatagcaagtccttagtattcattccgtcagttctggttggcgcatttttattgaacctttgatttttcactgcacccggtataaactttataaagtgctcgtgaccggatagaatttccccgaatgtatgttcgcttatagattcgctcatatttcatacctacacatatctccgttgtacatataatcagtttccgaaggtgtgaataaactcactatacataatttgattttgactacttcgttatcgctaccaccctagataacagcgaactctgcctccgactagcagctattctggtaggtttgctattcttcctgaaaagaatagctggcgctcaagATAAGTATTCTCCGAGGTGACCACGTTACAAATTATATACATTTCAATATAAATTCGCAGTGAgaagtagtacacatcaagacaacaaaaggtaacaATCTCAGATTTAAAACTTAGGCATTAGAGTACATTCCGTTTCCATTGTTCAGTTGAGAACCGTTATAAacgatatattatgttatgccaacaaaatttttcaagaatatctacttctgaacctatagttttattggttagaaattcttattcagaagagtccacttctcacgagggatgacaatttcgatttctttcataatgactccatcatcttttttgatatcttcatcgcaaaagtgctcttgacacacaaattgattcagagtagattcatgaggtaaggttttttccaattttctctcaaaaatgcactcggaaatttcatctcttctccttttctttccgatgccaaaacactcttacactagcgcactcttcaacatttcaccatggttgttctcttatcaaaaattgaaaacaataatattctaatcatctgtcaccaggaagacaatagacgttttcggaaacttactcGGGTTCATTCGATCCCTAACCTTTGCGTTCGTTTACCTAACCCGAACATCTAACCCGTGTTCGGAAAGTACGGTGCTGCTACCTCGATCACTGACTCGGGTTGATTTTCCGCAACCCTACACAAAAGCAGGGTCGTTCGAATCGCTAGAGTCACCGCATGCGCACTGCAGTTTTGTATCTGAAAAACGCGGGAATAAGCTTTCTACTCTTATtctcaatatttattaatttctaAGCAAGATTGCAAGAAGATTCTTACGACTTTTTCTTATAAACTCTGTTTCTGCATCAATAAAATGTGAAAAGTTTATACTTAATTTGAATGACGTTTTGGTTATGTTATTCTCACGACTGACACTTCCAAATCCTAACtagggctgtggtccgtatatacactttggtttcttctggtaagtaagtaagtgggcggtccgtatatatCGAATTCCTGtcaatttggttcaatatcagtcaccagagtaaccgctctggtaacttttggttaccaaatgtgtatatacggaccatacgcctgATAAGTTCGTGAACTTAGAACCGGGTCAGTGATCCGAGAAGATCCGTCACGTGACCTCAATGGATCGAGTTAGTAACCCTgagtaagtttccgaaaacgcctaattcactcagccaactacaattagtttaaatcaaaatttcgtcatcccgtgatcgccagcgctactattggcaaaaacatgaactacctattTGTACATATTTTATTGGACAAAtaatctatggtctcaaagcagcgatcgttctccatagagaaagggtcgTGTCTCTGTCGTTCTCCAGAGACAAGAGTCCCTTTCTCTAtgtcgttctccttctctctactgcgtatggtccgtatatacaaatttggtaaccgaaagtta comes from the Coccinella septempunctata chromosome 2, icCocSept1.1, whole genome shotgun sequence genome and includes:
- the LOC123307488 gene encoding zinc finger autosomal protein-like isoform X1, whose translation is MGEHCIVIEDADIVIDEVKLEEKPEIIDICEHFIDEEGVYDREEFVIKNEGSCTNFSNVEVDANQSTAFFNKKISQVFDPTTIKSEPVHLDQCEFPKCHLVGAREEKYLDEPIQYEHTDHTYCSKYDEKCHVKSEILEFVEQFIDNEGVHDREEYIIENEKMNSNSLLIEDNSNQSPASFNEEMPPVLATGIKSDMFNLGVLDTCEQFIDEEGVHDREEYIIENEKINPNSLIREGDANQSPAFFTKETPQIFDIENDEALPVTINNQECHMCDFETNDEKDLALHIKSVHSNIKCHLCEYVTSRKRDFLMHVEHVHLDRGKKQECYISGCAAHLETTLNLHMKSVHLKTKEHKCHLCEYASSEKNVLEKHIISVHLKIKDHKCNLCEYASSEKNVLEKHIKSVHLKIKEHKCNLCEYAASKKQTLQRHFDTVHLKIKTHRCHLCEYAGSVKEALERHIKSVHLKIKKHKCNLCEYAASEKDTLRRHFDSVHLDIKKHKCHLCEFATSAKQTLDSHVKSVHLKIKTHWCHLCEYASSEKNVLGKHIKSVHLKIKEHKCNLCEYAGSAKRDLERHIKSVHFKIKEHKCNLCEYAASKKHTLRRHFDTVHLKIKEHK
- the LOC123307488 gene encoding zinc finger autosomal protein-like isoform X3, producing the protein MGEHCIVIEDADIDEVKLEEKPEIIDICEHFIDEEGVYDREEFVIKNEGSCTNFSNVEVDANQSTAFFNKKISQVFDPTTIKSEPVHLDQCEFPKCHLVGAREEKYLDEPIQYEHTDHTYCSKYDEKCHVKSEILEFVEQFIDNEGVHDREEYIIENEKMNSNSLLIEDNSNQSPASFNEEMPPVLATGIKSDMFNLGVLDTCEQFIDEEGVHDREEYIIENEKINPNSLIREGDANQSPAFFTKETPQIFDIENDEALPVTINNQECHMCDFETNDEKDLALHIKSVHSNIKCHLCEYVTSRKRDFLMHVEHVHLDRGKKQECYISGCAAHLETTLNLHMKSVHLKTKEHKCHLCEYASSEKNVLEKHIISVHLKIKDHKCNLCEYASSEKNVLEKHIKSVHLKIKEHKCNLCEYAASKKQTLQRHFDTVHLKIKTHRCHLCEYAGSVKEALERHIKSVHLKIKKHKCNLCEYAASEKDTLRRHFDSVHLDIKKHKCHLCEFATSAKQTLDSHVKSVHLKIKTHWCHLCEYASSEKNVLGKHIKSVHLKIKEHKCNLCEYAGSAKRDLERHIKSVHFKIKEHKCNLCEYAASKKHTLRRHFDTVHLKIKEHK
- the LOC123307488 gene encoding zinc finger autosomal protein-like isoform X2, which produces MGEHCIVIEDADIVIDEVKLEEKPEIIDICEHFIDEEGVYDREEFVIKNEGSCTNFSNVEVDANQSTAFFNKKISQVFDPTTIKSEPVHLDQCEFPKCHLVGAREEKYLDEPIQYEHTDHTYCSKYDEKCHVKSEILEFVEQFIDNEGVHDREEYIIENEKMNSNSLLIEDNSNQSPASFNEEMPPVLATGIKSDMFNLGVLDTCEQFIDEEGVHDREEYIIENEKINPNSLIREGDANQSPAFFTKETPQIFDIENDEALPVTINNQECHMCDFETNDEKDLALHIKSVHSNIKCHLCEYVTSRKRDFLMHVEHVHLDRGKKQECYISGCAAHLETTLNLHMKSVHLKTKEHKCHLCEYASSEKNVLEKHIISVHLKIKDHKCNLCEYASSEKNVLEKHIKSVHLKIKEHKCNLCEYAASKKQTLQRHFDTVHLKIKTHRCHLCEYAGSVKEALERHIKSVHLKIKKHKCNLCEYAASEKDTLRRHFDSVHLDIKKHKCHLCEFATSAKQTLDSHVKSVHLKIKTHWCHLCEYASSEKNVLGKHIKSVHLKIKEHKCNLCEYAGSAKRDLERHIKSVHFKIKEHKCNLCEYAASKKHTLRRHFDTVHLKIKEHK